A window of the Streptomyces luomodiensis genome harbors these coding sequences:
- a CDS encoding FadR/GntR family transcriptional regulator yields MAVTDEAIEKIKGMIVSGALRPGDRLPKESELAAELGLSRNSLREAVRALSLIRILDVRQGDGTYVTSLDPQLLLEALSFVVDFHRDDTVLEFLAVRRILEPAATALACTRISDAELDRLQAQLDVLGPAPSVEELVAGDLEFHRGIVQCSGNSVLCSLLDGLSGPTTRARVWRGLTQEDAVSRTLTEHRAILAALRDRDAEAARSWATVHIASVEQWLRATL; encoded by the coding sequence ATGGCGGTCACCGACGAGGCGATCGAGAAAATCAAGGGCATGATCGTCTCGGGTGCGCTGCGCCCCGGCGACCGGCTCCCCAAGGAGAGCGAGCTGGCCGCCGAGCTCGGACTGTCCCGCAACTCGCTGCGCGAGGCCGTACGGGCGCTGTCGCTGATCCGGATCCTGGACGTACGGCAGGGCGACGGCACCTATGTGACCAGCCTCGACCCCCAGTTGCTGCTGGAGGCGCTGAGCTTCGTCGTGGACTTCCACCGCGATGACACGGTGCTGGAGTTCCTGGCGGTGCGGCGGATCCTGGAGCCCGCGGCCACGGCGCTGGCCTGCACCCGGATCAGCGACGCCGAGCTGGACCGGCTCCAGGCGCAACTGGACGTGCTCGGGCCGGCGCCGTCCGTGGAGGAGCTGGTCGCCGGCGATCTGGAGTTCCACCGCGGCATCGTCCAGTGCTCGGGCAACTCGGTGCTCTGCTCACTGCTCGACGGGCTCTCCGGGCCCACCACCCGGGCCCGGGTGTGGCGCGGGCTGACCCAGGAGGACGCGGTCAGCCGCACCCTCACCGAGCACCGGGCGATCCTGGCCGCGCTGCGGGACCGCGACGCGGAGGCGGCGCGGTCCTGGGCGACGGTGCACATCGCGAGCGTGGAGCAGTGGCTGCGCGCCACGCTGTGA